In Mycobacteriales bacterium, the sequence GTGCCCATCGAGCCTCCTGAGCGAACGGATCTCTCGAAGTCCGAGACTAGGCGCGAGGACCGACAGTTTGCGGGTCAACGCAGGCGGCTTCGATGAAGGCGTCCAGATCTGTGGACAGGATTCGAACGTACTTGCCGAGTTTGCGGTAGCGGATGCGGCGTTCGGCGACGAGCCGGCGCACGAACCGGTGTGGGACGCCGAGCCGCTCGGCGGCCTGGTCGATGGTAAGCAGCGTGGTCATCGTGGCTCCCTGTACCGGTCGAGGCGGGCGAGTTGACGGGCTTCGGCGCGACGGGCGCGGGCGGTGTCGGCGAGCCAGGCGTCGCCGAGGGTGGTGTAGCCGCGCCCGGTGTAGCGCAGGGCGCCGATCGATTCCCGGGTCGTGAAGTCCGGGCCGTGGGCACGGGCCCGAGCGTGGTCGTGTCTGGTGGTGCGCAGCGCGGTGAACGTGGTCGAGTAGCGGCGGCTCTTGGTGATGAGGTGGCCGCGGAAGCCGAGGGTGTGCGCCCAAGCGCGCAGTCTCAGGTGCCGATAGGCGGGGTCAGCACCGAGCCGCCAGCAGGTGGCGACCATCCGGCGCAGGTGCGAGTTCACCTCGAGGGTGTCGATGTCGGCGGCGC encodes:
- a CDS encoding helix-turn-helix domain-containing protein → MTTLLTIDQAAERLGVPHRFVRRLVAERRIRYRKLGKYVRILSTDLDAFIEAACVDPQTVGPRA